A single Symbiobacterium thermophilum IAM 14863 DNA region contains:
- a CDS encoding ABC transporter permease, with the protein MAVAAEKKTEAHYGQAPKETTQLQQIVRRFMRNKAAVVGLVVLLLMYLVAIFAPYLASESLDAMNIPARFQPPSLEHPFGTDNLGRDVLSRMIWGSRVSLSVGFVAMTMAVAIGSLVGAVAGFYGGTWIDIVLMRIAEAIDIIPVFFLLITVVSVIRPSIFNIMLVIGVTSWPGLAQIVRSQFLSLRQRDFTEASRAMGARDARLIFRHILPNAVGPIIVSATLRIGSAILTESSLSFLGLGTQPPLTSWGQMLSQGRPFLLQAPWVSIFPGLAIFVVVICFNFVGDGLRDALDPKMKR; encoded by the coding sequence ATGGCGGTCGCAGCGGAAAAGAAGACAGAGGCCCATTACGGGCAGGCCCCGAAGGAGACCACCCAACTGCAGCAGATCGTGCGGCGCTTCATGCGCAACAAGGCGGCGGTGGTCGGACTCGTCGTCCTGCTGCTCATGTACCTGGTGGCGATCTTTGCCCCGTACCTCGCCAGCGAGTCCCTGGACGCGATGAACATCCCCGCCCGCTTCCAGCCGCCGAGCCTGGAGCACCCCTTCGGGACGGACAACCTGGGGCGCGACGTGCTTTCCCGGATGATCTGGGGCTCCCGGGTGTCGCTGTCGGTGGGCTTCGTCGCGATGACGATGGCCGTGGCGATCGGCTCGCTGGTGGGCGCCGTTGCCGGCTTCTACGGCGGCACCTGGATTGACATCGTGCTGATGCGCATCGCGGAGGCGATCGACATCATCCCGGTGTTCTTCCTGCTGATCACGGTCGTGTCGGTCATCCGGCCCTCCATCTTCAACATCATGCTGGTCATCGGCGTCACGTCCTGGCCGGGACTGGCCCAGATCGTCCGGTCCCAGTTCCTGAGCCTGCGCCAGCGGGACTTCACGGAGGCCTCCCGCGCGATGGGGGCCCGGGACGCCCGCCTGATCTTCCGTCACATCCTGCCCAACGCCGTGGGGCCGATCATCGTGTCGGCGACGCTGCGCATCGGCAGCGCGATCCTCACCGAGTCCAGCCTCTCCTTCCTGGGGCTGGGCACCCAGCCGCCCCTCACCTCGTGGGGACAGATGCTGTCCCAGGGCCGGCCGTTCCTGCTGCAGGCTCCGTGGGTGTCGATCTTCCCCGGACTGGCAATCTTTGTGGTGGTGATCTGCTTCAACTTCGTCGGTGACGGGCTGCGGGACGCCCTCGATCCCAAGATGAAGCGTTAG
- a CDS encoding ABC transporter substrate-binding protein, with product MRKNRRSLAAAALLLALSLVLAACGSKQSSPPASNGGGQQGGTQTPSTQTPSTQTPSGGPKVGGELNLRLNQDPDNLNPILSSSAYGSMIYGLVYSSLFDFDLDWSPKGDLAEDWWTSDDGLTFTVKLREGVKFHDGAELTSEDVVFTMQAIKHPDYTGPRASSMASIEDIVAVDKYTVEFKLKEPFAPIFTNINYGILQAKLFEGSEIGDMENHPVTWNPVGTGPYKFKEYVRGQYALLERNDEWFRSEEEGGAPFIQTIRMKVIPDDQTALAALENGEIDVDTPTPSEVKRLLTEYEGRLIPVQYERNGWGYILINTTKEPLTDVRVRQALTHALDREAIVLGALDGEAVVPPGPIPPVSWAYKDDLQTIGYDPAKAEQLLQEAGFTKGADGIYQKDGKPLELNLYASSGSSLIEALTTMARQMWQDVGIKVNVNLMDFNAMNENHLQPGNYDMAFQAFNLGLDPDSLYALFHGSLAKPNAAGLVTSFNRMRYDNPEVNALLEEGRRESDKEKRKEIYGQAQQLIVNDAPVILMYSNLYTDFHTPRVKGVVNFPGAGATLDYLYKWWIEE from the coding sequence ATGAGAAAGAACCGCAGGTCCCTTGCCGCGGCGGCCCTGCTCCTGGCGCTGAGCCTGGTTCTGGCTGCGTGCGGCTCCAAGCAGTCCTCCCCGCCTGCCAGCAACGGCGGCGGCCAGCAGGGGGGCACCCAGACTCCGTCTACCCAGACCCCGTCCACGCAGACCCCGTCCGGCGGTCCCAAGGTCGGCGGCGAGCTGAACCTCCGCCTGAACCAGGACCCGGACAACCTGAACCCGATCCTGTCCTCGTCCGCCTACGGCTCCATGATCTACGGCCTGGTCTACTCCAGCCTCTTCGATTTCGACCTTGACTGGTCCCCGAAGGGCGACCTGGCCGAGGACTGGTGGACCTCGGACGACGGCCTGACCTTCACGGTCAAGCTGCGTGAGGGCGTCAAGTTCCACGACGGCGCCGAGCTGACCTCCGAGGACGTCGTCTTCACGATGCAGGCGATCAAGCACCCGGACTACACCGGCCCGCGTGCGTCCTCCATGGCGTCCATTGAGGACATCGTGGCGGTCGACAAGTACACCGTCGAGTTCAAGCTGAAGGAGCCGTTCGCCCCGATCTTCACCAACATCAACTACGGCATCCTGCAGGCGAAGCTCTTCGAGGGCTCCGAGATCGGTGACATGGAGAACCATCCGGTCACCTGGAACCCGGTGGGCACCGGCCCGTACAAGTTCAAGGAGTACGTCCGCGGCCAGTATGCCCTGCTCGAGCGGAACGATGAATGGTTCCGCAGCGAGGAGGAGGGTGGCGCTCCCTTCATCCAGACCATCCGCATGAAGGTCATCCCGGACGACCAGACCGCCCTGGCGGCCCTGGAGAACGGCGAGATCGACGTCGACACGCCGACCCCGTCCGAGGTCAAGCGGCTGCTCACCGAGTACGAGGGCCGGCTGATCCCGGTGCAGTACGAGCGTAACGGCTGGGGCTACATCCTGATCAACACCACCAAGGAGCCGCTGACCGACGTCCGTGTCCGGCAGGCCCTGACCCACGCGCTGGACCGCGAGGCCATCGTGCTGGGTGCCCTGGACGGCGAGGCGGTCGTGCCGCCTGGCCCGATCCCGCCGGTGTCCTGGGCGTACAAGGATGACCTGCAGACCATCGGCTACGATCCGGCCAAGGCTGAGCAGCTGCTCCAGGAGGCCGGCTTCACCAAGGGCGCCGACGGCATCTACCAGAAGGACGGCAAGCCGCTGGAGCTGAACCTGTACGCTTCCTCCGGCTCCAGCCTGATCGAGGCCCTGACCACCATGGCCCGGCAGATGTGGCAGGATGTGGGCATCAAGGTGAACGTCAACCTCATGGACTTCAACGCCATGAATGAGAACCATCTGCAGCCCGGCAACTATGACATGGCGTTCCAGGCCTTCAACCTCGGCCTCGATCCCGACAGCCTGTACGCCCTGTTCCACGGCAGCCTGGCCAAGCCCAACGCCGCGGGTCTCGTGACCAGCTTCAACCGGATGCGGTACGACAACCCCGAGGTCAACGCCCTGCTCGAGGAGGGCCGTCGGGAGTCCGACAAGGAGAAGCGGAAGGAGATCTACGGCCAGGCCCAGCAGCTGATCGTGAACGACGCGCCCGTCATCCTCATGTACTCCAACCTCTACACCGACTTCCATACCCCGCGCGTCAAGGGCGTCGTGAACTTCCCCGGCGCTGGTGCCACCCTGGACTACCTGTACAAGTGGTGGATCGAGGAGTAA
- a CDS encoding ABC transporter permease — MARYLTKRILNMIPLLIIVTLLSFGIMQLAPGGPEYVILSAEADAMSDPQKVEELREKWGLNDPIPVQYMRWVGNMLKGDFGKSYYYRLPVKEVLASALPNTIRLNLFALIFIYGISIPLGVISAVRQYSKADMLVTATAFAGQAAPSFWVASLLIWGVAMKSGGLIPTNGIATPGITLETHGWLTVFTDRAKYMLLPLVVIVFGGLTGLTRYMRSSMLEVLREDYVRTARAKGLAEKVVIYKHALRNALLPILAVSGGLLSGLVGGSVIIENIFSWPGIGRVAWQAVNNRDYNVSMSVMLLSAVLTMIGYLLVDIAYVWVDPRIKYD; from the coding sequence ATGGCTCGGTACCTGACGAAGCGAATTCTCAACATGATTCCCCTGCTGATCATCGTCACACTGCTGTCCTTTGGGATCATGCAACTCGCGCCGGGCGGTCCCGAGTACGTCATCCTGTCCGCCGAGGCGGATGCGATGTCGGACCCGCAGAAGGTGGAGGAGCTTCGCGAGAAGTGGGGGCTGAACGACCCGATTCCGGTGCAGTACATGCGCTGGGTCGGCAACATGCTGAAGGGCGACTTCGGCAAGTCGTACTATTATCGCCTCCCGGTGAAGGAAGTGCTGGCCTCGGCTTTGCCCAACACCATCCGCCTGAACTTGTTCGCACTGATCTTCATCTATGGCATTTCGATCCCGCTGGGCGTCATCTCCGCCGTCCGCCAGTACTCCAAGGCAGACATGCTGGTGACGGCGACGGCTTTCGCCGGGCAGGCGGCACCCAGCTTCTGGGTCGCCTCGCTGCTCATCTGGGGCGTGGCCATGAAGTCCGGCGGCCTGATCCCGACCAACGGCATCGCCACACCGGGCATCACCTTGGAGACTCATGGCTGGCTCACGGTCTTCACGGACCGTGCAAAGTACATGCTCCTGCCGCTCGTCGTCATCGTGTTCGGCGGCCTCACCGGCCTCACCCGCTACATGCGGTCCAGCATGCTTGAGGTGCTGCGGGAGGACTACGTGCGCACCGCCCGCGCCAAGGGCCTGGCGGAGAAGGTCGTCATCTACAAGCACGCCCTGCGCAACGCGCTGCTGCCGATCCTGGCCGTGTCCGGCGGCCTCCTGAGCGGCCTGGTGGGCGGGTCGGTCATCATCGAGAACATCTTCTCCTGGCCCGGAATCGGCCGGGTCGCCTGGCAGGCCGTGAACAACCGGGACTACAACGTCTCCATGTCGGTCATGCTGCTCTCCGCCGTGCTGACGATGATCGGCTACCTGCTGGTGGACATCGCCTACGTGTGGGTCGACCCGCGCATCAAGTACGACTAG
- a CDS encoding ABC transporter permease encodes MAAPHLNVEAEEQLQGLAREESQFRQFARRFARNKLAVAGLVILVILYAVAIFAPFLASEPLDARVNLTERFLPPGSPGHPLGTDNLGRDLLSRMIWGSRISLSVGFVAMGVAVLLGTLVGSIAGYYGGTWIDIVLMRFAEAIDVIPVFFLLVTVVSVLEPSVYNIMIVIGLTSWPGLAYIVRGQFLSLRQRDFTEASRAMGATDMRLIFRHILPNAVAPIIVSATLRIGNAILSEAGLSFLGLGAPPPAVSWGQILSVSRTFLKQAPWLMFWPGLAIFVTVLAFNFVGDGIRDALDPKLKR; translated from the coding sequence GTGGCTGCACCGCATCTCAACGTCGAAGCTGAAGAGCAGTTGCAGGGCCTGGCCCGCGAAGAGAGCCAGTTCCGGCAGTTCGCCCGCCGCTTCGCCCGCAACAAGCTGGCGGTCGCGGGGCTGGTCATCCTGGTCATCCTGTACGCTGTCGCCATCTTCGCCCCGTTTCTGGCGAGCGAGCCCCTGGATGCGCGCGTGAACCTGACGGAGCGGTTCCTGCCGCCGGGCTCTCCCGGGCATCCCCTGGGGACGGACAACCTGGGGCGTGACCTGCTGTCCCGCATGATCTGGGGCAGCCGCATCTCGCTGTCGGTCGGCTTCGTCGCGATGGGCGTCGCCGTCCTGCTGGGCACTCTGGTCGGGTCGATCGCCGGCTACTACGGCGGGACCTGGATTGACATCGTCCTCATGCGCTTCGCCGAGGCGATCGACGTCATCCCCGTCTTCTTCCTGCTGGTGACGGTGGTTTCCGTGCTCGAGCCCAGCGTCTACAACATCATGATCGTCATCGGCCTCACGTCGTGGCCCGGACTGGCGTACATCGTGCGCGGCCAGTTCCTCAGCCTGCGCCAGCGGGACTTCACCGAAGCCTCCCGCGCCATGGGCGCCACGGACATGCGGCTGATCTTCCGGCACATCCTGCCGAATGCGGTCGCGCCGATCATCGTGTCGGCCACCCTGCGCATCGGCAACGCCATCCTCTCGGAGGCCGGCCTTTCGTTCCTCGGCCTGGGCGCGCCGCCGCCCGCCGTCTCGTGGGGCCAGATCCTCTCGGTGTCGCGCACCTTCCTGAAGCAGGCCCCGTGGCTCATGTTCTGGCCCGGCCTGGCCATCTTCGTCACGGTGCTGGCCTTCAACTTCGTCGGCGACGGCATCCGGGATGCGCTCGACCCGAAGCTGAAGCGCTAG
- a CDS encoding heptaprenylglyceryl phosphate synthase — protein sequence MPTSPVTWPPAPDWRAWRHVTKLDPERPLTPAALEAVYASGTDAIVLGGSTGMTQQAVLDLLSRLADAPVPVALEVSTLESAVPGPALFLIPLVMNASDSRWLGGAQAEALARLLPVVGEYIPWELLLPEAYLVLNPDCTAARLTGARTDLAPEDAAGWAALAGQVLRLPLIYVEYSGAFGDMALLQAVRENAGPAHVVYGGGIRSGREAGLAARHAHTIVVGNLVYEAPERLRETVEAAHGN from the coding sequence ATGCCCACCTCGCCCGTGACCTGGCCGCCCGCCCCCGACTGGCGCGCCTGGCGGCACGTCACCAAGCTCGACCCGGAACGGCCGCTCACCCCTGCGGCGCTGGAGGCCGTCTACGCGAGCGGCACCGACGCCATCGTCCTGGGCGGATCGACCGGCATGACCCAGCAGGCGGTGCTGGACCTCCTGTCCCGGCTCGCCGATGCTCCGGTCCCGGTGGCCCTGGAGGTCTCCACCTTGGAGTCCGCCGTGCCCGGCCCGGCCCTCTTCCTCATCCCCCTGGTGATGAACGCGTCCGACAGCCGCTGGCTGGGCGGCGCCCAGGCCGAGGCCCTCGCGCGGCTCCTGCCGGTGGTGGGCGAGTACATCCCCTGGGAGTTGCTGTTGCCCGAGGCCTACCTGGTGCTCAACCCCGACTGCACCGCGGCCCGGCTGACGGGTGCGCGCACCGACCTCGCGCCGGAGGATGCCGCGGGATGGGCGGCGCTGGCCGGCCAGGTGCTGAGGCTGCCCCTGATCTACGTCGAGTACAGCGGCGCGTTCGGCGACATGGCGCTCCTGCAGGCCGTACGGGAGAATGCCGGCCCGGCCCACGTGGTCTATGGCGGCGGCATCCGCTCCGGCCGGGAGGCCGGGCTCGCCGCCCGGCACGCCCACACCATCGTGGTCGGCAACCTGGTCTACGAGGCCCCGGAGCGGCTGCGGGAGACCGTGGAGGCGGCACACGGGAACTGA
- the uvrB gene encoding excinuclease ABC subunit UvrB, giving the protein MKPFKVVAPFEPTGDQPQAIERLSEGVRRGAREQILLGATGTGKTFTIAKVIEQVQKPTLVLAHNKILAAQLCSEFQQFFPENAVEYFVSYYDYYQPEAYIPTTDTYIEKDALINDEIDKLRHSATMALFERRDVIIVASVSCIYGLGSPEDYRDLAVSLRVGNQVDRDYILRRLVDIQYERNDHNFVRNKFRVRGDVVEIFPAGATDRAIRCEWWGDEIERISEFDPLTGEITGTMTHVAIYPASHYVVADEKREQALRSIEEELEERLKELRAQGKLLEAQRLEQRTRNDLEMIREIGFCSGIENYSRHLTGRKPGEPPYTLLDFFPDDWLLVIDESHVTIPQVAAMYNGDRSRKETLIEYGFRLPSAADNRPLKFAEFEERINQVIYVSATPGPYELERVPPSLVVEQIVRPTGLLDPEVEVRPTKGQIDDLYAEIRARVKKNQRVLVTTLTKRMAEDLTEYLKELGVKVRYMHSDVETIERMQIVRDLRLGVFDVLVGINLLREGLDIPEVSLVAILDADKEGFLRAERSLIQTIGRAARNAEGKVIMYADRITQSMQKAINETNRRRAIQEAYNRKHGIVPKTIVKPVRDVIQAVKPVAEAGPANILDTPPHEIPKVVAKLRKEMMQAAKDLDFERAAEIRDIIFELEKKKRGA; this is encoded by the coding sequence ATGAAGCCGTTTAAGGTTGTTGCGCCGTTTGAGCCCACCGGCGACCAGCCACAGGCGATTGAACGGCTGTCGGAGGGCGTCCGGCGCGGCGCGCGTGAGCAGATTCTGCTCGGCGCCACCGGCACCGGCAAGACCTTCACCATCGCGAAGGTGATCGAGCAGGTGCAGAAGCCCACGCTGGTCCTGGCGCACAACAAGATCCTGGCCGCCCAGCTCTGCTCCGAGTTCCAGCAGTTCTTCCCCGAGAACGCGGTGGAGTACTTCGTATCTTACTACGACTACTACCAGCCGGAAGCCTACATCCCCACCACGGATACCTATATCGAAAAGGACGCGCTGATCAACGACGAGATCGACAAGCTCCGCCACTCGGCCACGATGGCCCTGTTCGAGCGGCGCGACGTGATCATCGTCGCCTCGGTCTCCTGCATCTACGGCCTGGGCTCGCCCGAGGACTACCGGGACCTGGCGGTCTCCCTGCGGGTGGGCAACCAGGTGGACCGGGACTACATCCTGCGGCGGCTGGTGGACATCCAGTACGAGCGGAACGACCACAACTTCGTCCGCAACAAGTTCCGGGTGCGGGGCGACGTGGTGGAGATCTTCCCCGCGGGCGCCACCGACCGGGCGATTCGCTGCGAATGGTGGGGCGACGAGATCGAGCGGATCTCCGAGTTCGACCCGCTGACGGGCGAGATCACGGGCACGATGACCCACGTGGCCATCTACCCGGCCAGCCACTACGTGGTGGCCGACGAGAAGCGGGAGCAGGCGCTGCGCTCCATCGAGGAGGAGCTGGAGGAGCGGCTGAAGGAGCTGCGGGCCCAGGGCAAGCTCCTGGAGGCGCAGCGGCTGGAGCAGCGGACCCGCAACGACCTGGAGATGATCCGGGAGATCGGGTTCTGCAGCGGCATCGAGAACTACAGCCGGCACCTGACCGGCCGCAAGCCCGGGGAACCGCCGTACACCCTCCTGGACTTCTTCCCGGACGACTGGCTGCTGGTGATCGACGAGAGCCACGTCACCATCCCGCAGGTGGCGGCGATGTACAACGGCGACCGGTCCCGAAAGGAGACCCTGATCGAGTACGGCTTCCGCCTGCCGTCGGCCGCGGACAACCGGCCGCTGAAGTTCGCCGAGTTCGAGGAGCGCATCAACCAGGTGATCTACGTCTCAGCCACCCCCGGTCCCTACGAGCTGGAGCGGGTGCCGCCGTCCCTGGTGGTGGAGCAGATCGTCCGGCCGACGGGCCTGCTGGACCCGGAGGTGGAGGTGCGGCCGACCAAGGGGCAGATCGACGACCTCTATGCGGAGATCCGGGCCCGGGTGAAGAAGAACCAGCGGGTGCTGGTGACCACCCTGACCAAGCGGATGGCCGAGGACCTGACCGAGTACCTGAAGGAGCTCGGCGTGAAGGTGCGCTACATGCACTCGGACGTGGAGACGATCGAGCGCATGCAGATCGTGCGCGACCTGCGGCTCGGCGTCTTCGACGTGCTGGTCGGCATCAACCTGCTGCGGGAGGGGCTGGACATCCCCGAGGTGTCGCTGGTGGCGATCCTGGACGCCGACAAGGAGGGGTTCCTGCGCGCGGAGCGGTCCCTGATCCAGACCATCGGCCGCGCAGCCCGGAACGCCGAGGGCAAGGTCATCATGTACGCCGACCGGATCACCCAGTCGATGCAGAAGGCCATCAACGAGACCAACCGCCGCCGGGCGATCCAGGAGGCGTACAACCGGAAGCACGGCATCGTGCCCAAGACCATCGTCAAACCGGTGCGGGACGTGATCCAGGCGGTGAAGCCGGTGGCGGAGGCCGGCCCCGCCAACATCCTGGACACGCCGCCGCATGAGATCCCCAAGGTCGTGGCGAAGCTGCGCAAGGAGATGATGCAGGCGGCCAAGGACCTGGACTTCGAGCGGGCCGCCGAGATCCGGGACATCATCTTCGAGCTGGAGAAGAAGAAGCGCGGGGCGTAA
- a CDS encoding DUF1294 domain-containing protein produces MAGVEGWELLMALAGVCALATFILYGADKYFAVKGRWRVPERTLLLCALLPGGPFGALAGMRLFRHKTRKASFLAINAGGCIVQLLLASLVVDGPTGA; encoded by the coding sequence ATGGCGGGGGTTGAAGGGTGGGAGTTGCTCATGGCACTGGCCGGCGTCTGTGCCCTGGCGACGTTCATCCTCTACGGCGCGGACAAGTACTTCGCGGTGAAGGGAAGGTGGCGCGTCCCGGAGCGCACCCTGCTGCTGTGCGCGTTGCTGCCCGGGGGCCCCTTCGGCGCGCTGGCCGGCATGCGCCTCTTCCGGCACAAGACCCGGAAGGCGTCCTTCCTGGCGATCAACGCCGGCGGGTGCATCGTCCAGCTCCTGCTGGCTTCCCTCGTGGTCGACGGCCCGACTGGCGCGTAG
- a CDS encoding phosphotransferase yields the protein MPVSGPAGVSAPGHPRGRRSAWSSLLAGVPLARRQRLYPEARAFDEARPHVLLHGDFGWRNLLLCDGGTLVLLDFERAVIGPAWLDLAKCLDRELRLPQDREGFLQGYEKASGMPLARPPEAYLTCLRLWVAAGILLFTSKHADEPFAEHGRRLLQQVTGDLDLA from the coding sequence CTGCCTGTTTCTGGCCCAGCGGGGGTTTCCGCACCTGGCCATCCGCGGGGACGGCGAAGTGCCTGGTCATCTCTACTGGCGGGCGTTCCACTGGCTCGACGGCAGCGGCTGTATCCGGAGGCACGGGCCTTTGACGAGGCGCGGCCCCACGTGCTGCTGCACGGCGACTTTGGGTGGCGCAACCTGCTCCTGTGCGACGGCGGCACGCTCGTGCTCCTCGACTTCGAGCGCGCAGTCATCGGGCCCGCGTGGCTGGACCTGGCCAAGTGCCTGGACCGCGAGCTGCGACTGCCCCAGGACAGGGAAGGATTCCTGCAGGGGTATGAAAAGGCATCCGGGATGCCGCTGGCCAGACCACCGGAGGCCTATCTCACGTGCCTCCGGCTCTGGGTCGCGGCGGGGATTCTGCTGTTTACCAGCAAGCACGCGGACGAGCCCTTCGCCGAGCACGGCCGGCGCCTTCTGCAACAGGTAACGGGCGACCTGGACCTCGCCTGA
- a CDS encoding NUDIX hydrolase — MGKLVQNSIECWVIRRTADAEDVVLLLHVPASPAIPDGFWQPITGGIHQGETAREACVREIFEETGLKVRAGDLRRVPGHWEFDLPHQVIRKELFWVEVTEAAVRTAPEEHDDWRWAPVSAVEGQLYWESNRRTWAAVQAQRYGGEAG, encoded by the coding sequence GTGGGCAAACTCGTCCAGAACAGCATCGAATGTTGGGTGATCCGTCGCACGGCGGATGCTGAGGACGTCGTCCTCCTCCTCCACGTCCCGGCGAGCCCGGCGATTCCGGACGGTTTCTGGCAACCCATCACGGGGGGAATCCACCAAGGGGAGACCGCCCGTGAGGCGTGCGTCAGGGAGATTTTCGAGGAGACCGGCCTGAAGGTGCGGGCGGGAGATCTTCGCCGGGTTCCCGGCCACTGGGAGTTCGACCTCCCGCACCAGGTCATCCGCAAGGAGCTGTTCTGGGTAGAGGTCACCGAAGCGGCCGTGCGGACCGCCCCGGAGGAGCACGACGACTGGCGCTGGGCGCCGGTTTCTGCGGTGGAGGGGCAGCTCTACTGGGAATCCAACCGGCGCACGTGGGCCGCCGTGCAGGCGCAACGCTACGGTGGTGAGGCAGGTTGA
- a CDS encoding GNAT family N-acetyltransferase, with protein MVQIREASPSDYEGMLSVARSLPEWFNEQGLREMAADLRTHHGFVAVRRTGAEEQVVGFVTWLPRVGDVNLVELTWLGVTPQFQRRGLGRRLVEAVADRCGQIGVSVMEVTTLADSVDYAPYARTRAFYRTLGFRDWRVDADFYGPGDDRLVLRKYL; from the coding sequence ATGGTTCAGATCCGCGAAGCATCCCCGTCTGACTACGAAGGCATGCTTTCCGTGGCCCGTTCCCTTCCCGAATGGTTCAACGAGCAGGGGCTCCGGGAAATGGCCGCGGACCTCAGGACCCACCACGGGTTTGTGGCCGTCCGTCGGACGGGAGCCGAGGAACAGGTCGTTGGCTTTGTCACGTGGCTCCCCCGTGTGGGGGACGTCAACCTGGTTGAACTGACCTGGCTCGGCGTAACCCCCCAGTTCCAGAGGAGGGGACTGGGGCGGCGGCTGGTTGAGGCCGTGGCGGACCGGTGTGGTCAGATCGGCGTCTCCGTCATGGAGGTCACTACCCTTGCCGACAGTGTGGACTATGCTCCCTACGCACGTACCCGGGCCTTCTATCGAACACTGGGGTTCCGGGACTGGCGGGTTGATGCGGACTTCTATGGTCCCGGCGATGACCGGTTGGTGCTGCGCAAGTACTTGTGA
- the thiD gene encoding bifunctional hydroxymethylpyrimidine kinase/phosphomethylpyrimidine kinase: MTLPRALTIAGSDSGGGAGIQADLKTFTALGVCGTSAITCVTAQNTLGVTGVYPLTAEQVAAQLDAVLADIGTDSAKTGMLYDPQIIAAVADRIRRYGIRNLVVDPVMIAKSGHPLLLPEAQAALRDLLVPLALVVTPNLPEAEALTGMAIRTRADMEAAGRRLLQMGARAAVVKGGHLGGGRAADLLIAADGSRLWLEADRVETRHTHGTGCTFSAAIAAGLARGLELPEAVSLAKEFITLAIRTAPGIGAGNGPTNHLAWLERGRRQPGEGGDRREHTA, from the coding sequence ATGACCCTGCCCCGCGCCCTGACCATCGCCGGCTCCGACTCGGGCGGCGGCGCCGGCATCCAGGCCGACCTGAAGACCTTCACCGCCCTGGGTGTCTGCGGCACGTCGGCGATCACCTGCGTCACCGCGCAGAACACCCTCGGGGTGACCGGCGTCTATCCCCTCACCGCCGAACAGGTGGCGGCGCAGCTGGACGCCGTTCTCGCCGACATCGGCACGGACAGCGCCAAGACCGGGATGCTTTACGACCCGCAGATCATCGCAGCGGTGGCCGACCGGATCCGCCGGTACGGCATCCGCAACCTGGTCGTCGACCCGGTGATGATCGCGAAGAGCGGCCATCCCCTGCTCCTGCCCGAGGCGCAGGCGGCGCTGCGGGACCTGCTGGTGCCCCTGGCCCTGGTGGTGACGCCCAACCTCCCCGAGGCGGAGGCCCTGACGGGGATGGCCATCCGCACCCGCGCCGACATGGAGGCCGCCGGCCGCCGCCTGCTGCAGATGGGGGCCAGGGCGGCGGTGGTGAAAGGCGGTCACCTGGGAGGAGGCCGGGCCGCCGACCTGCTGATCGCCGCGGATGGCAGCCGGCTCTGGCTGGAGGCGGACCGCGTGGAGACTCGGCACACCCACGGTACCGGCTGCACCTTCAGCGCCGCCATCGCGGCGGGGCTGGCCCGGGGGTTGGAGCTGCCGGAGGCTGTCTCCCTGGCCAAGGAGTTCATCACCCTGGCGATCCGCACGGCGCCGGGGATCGGCGCCGGCAACGGCCCCACCAACCACCTGGCCTGGTTGGAGCGCGGGCGGAGGCAGCCGGGTGAGGGAGGGGATCGCCGTGAGCACACTGCCTGA